A genomic segment from Vicia villosa cultivar HV-30 ecotype Madison, WI unplaced genomic scaffold, Vvil1.0 ctg.000339F_1_1, whole genome shotgun sequence encodes:
- the LOC131626976 gene encoding eukaryotic translation initiation factor 5-like: MALQNIGAGNSDDAFYRYKMPRMITKIEGRGNGIKTNIVNMVDIAKALARPAAYTTKYFGCELGAQSKFDEKTGTSHVNGAHDTPKLAGLLENFIKKYVQCYGCGNPETEILITRNQMIQLKCAACGFVSDVDMRDKLTTFIIKNPPETKKGSKDKKAMRRAEKERLKEGEAADEELKKLKKEIVKKKVAPKEGTAKSSSSRKKGNGSDEDHSSPTRSPTDEKDEAEDEDDVQWQTDTSLEAARQRIQEQLSAVTADMVMLSTTEAEEKAASKVSDKPNNGNSMNYKTLVAEIKADLKKGVKAKDLVAHWATLPVSPQEKMNALYEALFGDIEKGFGKEAPYKKSYLVAAVAEEEGMPLLLLRAIEEFSCKSTSALKEVALVVKALYDVDVLEEEHIMKWYQEGLKGDSKNSQIWKNMKPFIEWLQSAESESEEE; the protein is encoded by the coding sequence ATGGCCTTACAGAACATTGGTGCTGGCAACAGTGATGATGCCTTCTACAGGTACAAGATGCCTAGAATGATCACTAAAATTGAGGGCAGGGGTAATGGCATCAAGACAAACATTGTCAATATGGTGGATATTGCAAAAGCTTTAGCAAGGCCAGCCGCATACACAACTAAGTATTTTGGTTGTGAACTTGGAGCACAATCAAAATTCGATGAGAAAACTGGGACTTCTCATGTTAACGGGGCACATGATACCCCAAAACTTGCTGGTCTGCTCGAGAACTTCATTAAGAAATATGTTCAATGTTACGGTTGTGGAAATCCTGAAACTGAGATTTTAATTACTAGAAATCAGATGATCCAGCTGAAATGTGCTGCTTGTGGCTTTGTGTCTGACGTGGATATGAGAGACAAGCTGACTACTTTCATCATTAAGAACCCACCAGAAACGAAGAAAGGTTCTAAAGACAAGAAGGCCATGAGGAGAGCTGAAAAGGAAAGACTGAAGGAAGGTGAAGCAGCTGATGAGGAGCTGAAAAAGCTGAAGAAAGAGATTGTCAAGAAGAAAGTAGCTCCTAAGGAAGGCACCGCAAAATCTAGCTCTTcaagaaagaaaggaaatggCTCTGATGAAGATCATTCATCTCCTACTCGAAGCCCAACTGATGAGAAGGACGAGGCTGAAGATGAGGACGATGTGCAGTGGCAAACAGACACATCACTGGAGGCTGCTCGGCAACGAATCCAAGAACAGCTAAGTGCTGTGACAGCTGATATGGTCATGCTctcaaccactgaagcagaggAGAAAGCAGCCTCTAAGGTAAGTGACAAACCCAACAATGGCAACTCCATGAACTACAAGACTCTTGTTGCAGAAATCAAAGCTGATTTGAAGAAAGGTGTCAAGGCTAAAGACTTGGTGGCCCACTGGGCAACACTTCCTGTTTCTCCACAAGAAAAGATGAATGCTCTGTATGAAGCCCTATTTGGGGACATTGAGAAAGGGTTTGGAAAAGAAGCACCTTACAAGAAGAGCTACCTTGTTGCTGCTGTTGCCGAGGAAGAGGGTATGCCGTTGTTGCTGCTGCGGGCAATTGAGGAATTTTCTTGCAAGTCCACTTCTGCACTTAAGGAAGTTGCACTGGTTGTGAAGGCTCTTTACGATGTTGATGTCTTGGAGGAAGAGCACATTATGAAGTGGTATCAAGAAGGGCTGAAAGGAGACAGTAAGAACTCTCAGATTTGGAAGAATATGAAGCCTTTCATTGAGTGGCTCCAGAGTGCAGAATCAGAGTCTGAGGAAGAATAG
- the LOC131626946 gene encoding uncharacterized protein LOC131626946: MDDQTESCSSNTLVQCRICHDEDLELNMDTPCSCSGTLQYAHRICVQRWCNEKGDTTCEICQQQFKGYTPPPQAPLFRYRGNWEIPRIGFNNHQLIALFPANHEFLDFDFEYSASSRRSRLFIRIVAIIFIVLLVLRHTLSIVFILDEFEETSLTVITLLMWGVTGIIVPVYIMVKAIQQLQNQNQNPLMQLRSLDENNMRQSQLRVIHIQ, translated from the exons atGGATGATCAAACTGAGTCATGTTCTTCTAATACATTGGTACAGTGTCGAATATGTCACGATGAAGATTTAGAGTTAAACATGGATACGCCTTGTTCTTGTTCTGGCACATTGCAGTATGCACATAGAATATGTGTGCAAAGATGGTGCAATGAGAAAGGTGATACTACTTGTGAGATTTGCCAACAG CAATTTAAAGGCTATACTCCTCCTCCACAAGCTCCTTTATTCCGCTATAG AGGCAACTGGGAAATTCCAAGAATTGGTTTTAATAATCATCAGCTCATAGCATTGTTTCCTGCTAATCATGAATTTCTAGACTTTGACTTTGAATATTCAGCTTCCTCTAGAAGGAGTCGTCTATTCATTCGCATCGTTGCCATCATT TTTATTGTTCTGCTTGTTTTACGTCATACACTTTCAATCGTATTTATACTCGATGAATTTGAAGAGACTTCCTTGACAGTGATTAcg TTGCTTATGTGGGGAGTCACTGGAATAATTGTACCAGTGTATATAATGGTAAAAGCTATTCAACAACTTCAAAATCAG AATCAGAACCCCCTTATGCAACTGCGATCACTTGATGAAAACAACATGAGACAGTCCCAGTTGCGGGTCATCCATATTCAGTGA
- the LOC131626947 gene encoding uncharacterized protein LOC131626947 produces the protein MWHCNSCYLYSPTSMALSFAHNPPLHLHRNKTPFGFQSQIKPSSKPNINCLQLLQFPSIRCSSSSSHKTNNVNLRTCKNCKTQFDPSLNHPLACQFHTAHYGGETKRKFESVYEGGTMDTPGSGKVLQYWHCCGSEDPFDLGCTASPHSSYDD, from the exons ATGTGGCATTGCAATTCTTGCTATCTCTATTCACCCACCTCCATGGCTCTTTCATTTGCTCACAATcctcctcttcatcttcaccgCAACAAAACCCCTTTTGGTTTTCAATCTCAAATCAAACCTTCGTCGAAACCAAACATAAATTGCTTACAATTGCTCCAATTCCCATCTATTCGGTGTTCCTCAAGCTCCAGCCACAAAACCAACAACGTTAACCTCAGAACTTGCAAGAACTGCAAAACCCAATTCGACCCTTCCCTCAATCACCCTCTTGCTTGTCAATTTCATACTGCCCATTATGGAG GAGAAACAAAGAGAAAGTTTGAGAGTGTCTATGAAGGGGGCACCATGGACACTCCTGGCTCTGGAAAAGTTCTTCAGTATTGGCATTGTTGTGGATCTGAAGATCCATTTGATCTCGGTTGCACCGCTTCTCCTCACTCCTCAtatgatgattga
- the LOC131626979 gene encoding ATP-dependent Clp protease proteolytic subunit 3, chloroplastic-like → MEVSLSSTCIPLSFKSNNTFLKHNNYVSHSQIPTLNLSTKHRTTICNAIKPTLSSNWLVSHDLSAKTASPWLPNFEELDTTNMLLRQRIVFLGSQVDDTTADFVISQLLFLDADDPKKDIKLFINCPGGAITAGMGIYDAMKLCKADVSTVCLGLAASMGAFLLAAGTKGKRYCMPNSRVMIHQPLGSVGGTAIEMRIRARELAYHKVKINKILSRITRKPEEQIELDTDRDYFMNAWEAKKYGLIDEVIDDGKPGLVAPIVDATPPPKTKMRNLWEIKEKSKGKKILLPSEEAPTAV, encoded by the exons atggaagTGAGTTTATCCTCAACATGTATACCCCTAAGCTTCAAATCGAACAACACGTTCTTGAAGCATAACAATTACGTTTCCCACTCTCAAATTCCCACCCTCAATCTTTCAACCAAACACAGAACAACAATCTGTAACGCAATCAAACCCACTTTATCCTCCAACTGGCTCGTTTCCCATGATTTATCTGCCAAAACCGCCTCTCCATGGCTTCCCAACTTCGAAGAACTTGACACCACCAACATGCTTCTCCGTCAAAGGATTGTCTTTTTGGGTTCTCAG GTGGATGATACGACAGCAGATTTTGTAATCAGTCAACTTTTGTTTTTGGATGCTGATGATCCTAAGAAAGACATCAAGTTGTTCATAAATTGTCCTGGTGGTGCTATTACTGCGG GAATGGGAATTTATGATGCCATGAAGTTATGCAAGGCAGATGTGTCAACAGTTTGTCTCGGACTTGCAGCATCCATGGGTGCATTTCTCCTTGCTGCTGGTACAAAAGGGAAGAGATATTGTATGCCGAATTCTAGAGTTATGATCCATCAACCGCTTGGATCTGTTGGCGGAACA GCTATAGAAATGAGAATCCGTGCGAGAGAATTGGCATACCACAAGGTTAAGATAAACAAGATACTATCAAGAATAACACGAAAGCCTGAAGAGCAG ATTGAATTGGACACGGATCGTGATTATTTTATGAATGCTTGGGAAGCAAAGAAATATGGTTTAATTGATGAGGTTATTGATGACGGAAAACCAGGATTAGTTGCTCCAATTGTAGATGCAACACCGCCTCCAAAAACAAAGATGAGGAATTTGTgggaaattaaagaaaaatcaaaaggtAAGAAGATACTTCTTCCCTCAGAGGAAGCACCAACTGCTGTATGA